The following coding sequences lie in one Haematobia irritans isolate KBUSLIRL chromosome 3, ASM5000362v1, whole genome shotgun sequence genomic window:
- the LOC142229583 gene encoding uncharacterized protein LOC142229583, producing the protein MSGQINITKIFWILPLLGAIYTSVVVASPEWHKSSDGVEYLIESELLYTWLQAHSECARRDLQLVVIDNANKNDAFVALLRKLFDKSPDLWIGHHDNFNKGAKQDRPFFSIANGAQLNYSNWWPGEPNNHNYEENCVQIYSKANFQWNDYRCEMKYGYVCERRPIELARCDLDEIRRSLRDLNNQISEDHKILRQEVKENLLNNRLEIRQILSEWKETTMETLDRSRTSINELIARKPYLQAVVNDVGVPINQIIREAFDEISQNTGVVYESIDVNNANSEAFTMDKTDVYQENLDEHTTTVDKIFEQ; encoded by the exons ATGTCAGGCCaaataaatataacaaaaattttctggatTTTGCCATTATTAGGGGCAATTTATACGAGTGTGGTAGTTGCCAGTCCCGAGTGGCATAAGTCAAGTGATGGCgttgaatatttaattgaaagtgAATTACTT TACACTTGGTTGCAGGCCCACAGCGAATGTGCCCGTCGAGATTTGCAGTTGGTTGTTATCGACAATGCTAACAAAAACGATGCCTTTGTTGCTTTATTGAGGAAACTATTTG ATAAATCTCCAGATTTGTGGATTGGCCACCATGATAATTTTAATAAGGGGGCCAAACAAGATCGGCCATTTTTCTCCATAGCAAACGGAGCTCAATTAAACTACAGTAATTGGTGGCCTGGAGAACCAAATAATCATAACTATGAGGAGAATTGTGTCCAAATATATTCCAAAGCGAACTTCCAATGGAATGACTACCGATGTGAGATGAAATATGGCTATGTTTGCGAGAGGCGACCCATCGAATTGGCACGCTGCGATTTGGACGAAATTCGAAGATCTCTACGTGATCTAAATAACCAAATTTCTGAGGATCATAAAATTTTACGTCAGGAAGtgaaagaaaatttgctaaataatCGCCTTGaaattcgacaaattttgtccgaatggaAAGAGACTACAATGGAAACTTTAGATAGATCAAGAACTTCCATAAATGAACTTATTGCAAGAAAACCTTATCTGCAAGCTGTTGTTAATGATGTAGGTGTTCCAATTAACCAAATCATTCGTGAAGCATTCGATGAAATCTCTCAGAATACAGGTGTTGTCTACGAATCAATCGATGTTAATAATGCAAACAGCGAAGCCTTCACTATGGACAAAACAGATGTATATCAAGAAAATTTAGATGAACACACAACGACTGTAGATAAAATATTTGagcaataa